The DNA window CTGGGTCGCCATCATCAGCGCGATGCCGAAGAACGCGTGGAACGGCATACCGGCGAAGAGCTCCAGCATCCGCATCACGTAGCCCGGCCGGTGCGGCCCCGGGTCGACGCCCATGATCGGCCAGAAGAAGACCAGACCGACGGCGAGGAAGTGGACCATCATGCCGAGGTGGCCCGGCTTGCTCTCCATCAGGAAGTCGAAGACCGGCGTGAAGTAGAGCGCGTACAGGGAGGCGATGAACAGCGGGATCGTGAAGGCCGGGTGCGTGACGATCTTCATGTACCGGCTGTGCAGCAGCATCAGCAGCACCTCGCGCGGCCCCTTGCGGTTCCCGCGTCCCGCCACCGGCAGCGCGCGCAGCGCGAGTGTCACCGGGGCGCCGAGCAGCAGCAGGATGGGCGAGAGCATGCTGATGACCATGTGCTGCACCATGTGCACGCTGAACATGACCATGCCGTAGTCGTTCAGCTTGGTGCACATCACCAGCGCCACGCTCAGCACACCGAAGGTGAAGAAGACCGTCCGGCCCACCGGCCAGCCGTCGCCGCGCCTGCGCAGCCGCACCAGGCCCCACCCGTACAGGGCGAGCGCGAGGACGCACCCCACCAGGAAGAAGAGGTCGGGGGAGAACTCCAGCCCCCGGCTCAGCGTGAACGGCGGCAGATCCATGTTCATGCCGCTGCCGTGCCCGCTGTGATCCATCTGCGTACTCCCGTGGGACTGCCCATTCGTACCGGTTGTCCGCTACAGACTAGAACTGCCCCCGGCCGCGCTCGCGGCCGGGGGCAGTCCGTCAGGCAGGAAACAAGATCACAGCACGCACTCGGCCTCGGCGTACCGCTCGGTGGGAACGGTCTTGAGGGTCTCCACGGCTTCGGCCAGCGGGACCATCACGATGTCCGTGCCGCGCAGCGCCGTCATCATGCCGAACTCACCCCGGTGCGCCGCCTCCACCGCGTGCCAGCCGAAGCGGGTGGCGAGGACGCGGTCGTACGCCGTCGGGGTGCCGCCGCGCTGGACGTGGCCGAGGATGACGGGCCGCGCCTCCTTGCCGAGGCGCTCCTCCAGCTCGACGGACAGCTGCCGGGCCACGCCCGCGAAGCGCTCGTGGCCGTACATGTCCTTGCCGCCGACGTCGAACTCCATGGAGCCCTCGCGCGGCTTGGCGCCCTCGGCGACCACGACGATCGCGAACCGCTTGCCGGCCGAGAAGCGCTTGCCGACCAGCTCGGTCAGCTCACCGATGTCGAAGGGCCGCTCCGGCACCACGATGGCGTGCGCGCCGGCCGCCATGCCGGAGTGCAGCGCGATCCAGCCGGTGTGCCGCCCCATGACCTCGACGATCAGCACCCGCTGGTGCGACTCGGCGGTGGTCTTGAGCCGGTCGAGGGCCTCGGTCGCGACCCCGACGGCCGTGTCGAACCCGAAGGTGACATCGGTCGACGCGATGTCGTTGTCGATGGTCTTCGGTACGCCGACGATCGGCAGCCCGGCCCCGGACAGCAGGTTGGCCGCCTTCAGCGTGCCTTCGCCGCCGATCGGGATGATCGCGTCGAGTCCGAGCTCCGCGACGTGGCCGCGGGCCTTCTCGACGCCGTCGCGCAGATGCGCGGGCTGGACCCGGGAAGAGCCGAGAATCGTGCCGCCGCGGGCCAGGATGCCGCCTACCGCGTCGAGATCCAGCTTGCGGTAATCGCATTCCAGCAGGCCCCGCCAGCCGTCGTGGAAGCCGATGACCTCGTCGCCGTGATCGACGACGGCCCGGTGCACGACGGAACGGATTACAGCGTTCAGGCCGGGGCAGTCGCCGCCGGAAGTGAGTACACCAATGCGCATGCCCGGAATACCTTTGCAACGTGGGCGGGAGACCGGACCACGTCGTCCGGTTGGATCCCCGTCACCCTACTCGCGCGGGGTGACGGGGCCGAACCGGGCGTCCGACAGCTGGACAGCCCAAAGGTGTACGAACCGCGACAGTCCGTCAGGCGGGCTGCGTGGCCGCCGCGATGCGCTCGGCGCGCAGCGCCTCGTACCACCGGTCGTCGGTGGGCGGCAGCGCGTTGACGTCGAGGGCCAGCTTCAGCAGCAGGTCCGCGATGAGCGGGTTGCGGGCGAGCACGGGGCCGTGCATGTACGTACCGAAGACGGTGTCGTTGTACGCGCCCTCCGTGCCGTCACCGGTTCCGTTGCCCTTACCGATCCGCGTCCGGGCGAACGGCCGGGCCGTCGGGCCCAGATGCGTGATGCCCTGGTGGTTCTCGAAGCCCGTCAGCGGCGGCAGGCCGAGGCGCTCGTCGATGTCGCCGAGGACGTCGCCGACGCACCGCTCGCCCTCGCCGCGCGTGCTGACCACGTCGAGCAGCCCGAGGCCCGGCTCGCGCTCGCCGAGGTCGTTGATGAACTCGTGGCCGAGGATCTGGTACCCGGCGCAGACCGAGAAGACGATCGCGCCGTTGGAGACCGCGCGCTCCAGACCGCCGTCGCGGCGCAGCCGCTCCGCCGCGAGGCGCTGCGGCCGGTCCTCACCGCCGCCGATCAGGTAGATGTCGCCCGAGGTGGGGATCGGCTGGTCGCTGCGTACGTCCACACGCTGGACGTCGAGGCCACGCTGACGGGCCCGGCGCTCGACGACGAGGGCGTTGCCCTGGTCGCCGTACGTGCTCAGCAGGTCCGGGTAGATCCACACCAGGCGCAGGCTGTTGTCGCTCATGCTTGCTTGTCCTTTTCCGGTGTACGCGGGCCTAGTTGCCGACGCGGCGGCGCAGGTCCTGGAACGCGGTGTAGTTGGCGATCGTCTCGATCAGCCCGGGCGGCGCGAGCTGCACAGCCTCGTCGAGCGTCTCGCAGACCCGGAACTCCAGGTTCGCGACCTCCAGGCGTACGGCGAGGTCCAGCTTGCGGTCACCGAGCACGAAGATCGGGTGGCCGGCCAGCCGGGTGTAGTCGACGTCCCAGAGCCAGGAGGTGTCCGTGCCGTCGGCGCCGCGCGCGTTGACGGCCAGGATCACCGGCGTGGGCGGCGGGTTGATGAGAGAAAACGTTTCGAGCCAGCCCGCCGGGTTCTTCGCGAGCAGCAGCCGCAGGTCGCGCTCCTGGAACTGGACGACGTCGTACCGGCCGGCCACCGCCTGCACCTGGTACATCCGCTCCAGCGCCACCTGTGGCGGCACGCCGAACACGGCGGCCACGGCGGCGGAGGTCGCGGCGTTCGCCTTGTTGGCGCGGCCGGGCAGCTGGAGGTGGATCGGCCAGGCCGAACCGTGCGGGTCGACGACGTGGTCGCCGCTCAGCACCCAGCTCGGGGCGGGGCGGCGGAAGCCGCACTCGCCGCAGAACCAGTCGTCGCCGGGGCGCTGCATCACACCGCCGCAGGACGGGCAGGACCAGGCGTCGTCCTTCCACTCCTGGCCGGCGGCCACCCACACCACGCTGGGCGAGGAGGACGCGGCCCAGACGATCAGCGGGTCGTCGGCGTTCGCGATGACGACGGCCTTCGTGCCGGACAGGCCCTCGCGCCACTTCTCGGCGAGCATCCGGGTCTCGGCGGCCCGGTCGAGCTGGTCGCGCGAGAGGTTGAGCAGGGCGATCGCCTTGGGCGTCACATCGCGTGCGACCCCGGCGAGGTACTTCTCGTCGACCTCGATCACGCCGTACTTCGCGTCCGAGCCGCCCGCCAGGGCGGAGGTGATGCCCGCCGGCATGTTGGCGCCGAGCGCGTTGGAGACGACGGGGCCGCTGGCCCGCAGTGCCTCGGCGATGAGCCGGGTCGTCGTGGTCTTGCCGTTCGTCGCGGACACGAGCACGACGTCGAGATGCTGGGCGAGCCGCCCGAGCAGGTCGGGGTCGAGCTTGAGCGCCACCTTGCCGCCGATCACGGATCCGCTGCCGCGTCCCGCGGCGCGGGACACCGCCGCCGCGGCCTTGCCTGCCGTCACGGCCAGCTTGGCCCGCGGCGACAACGGCTCCGTGTTGCCTGCCATCGTCACTGATCCTCCTTGCATCCGGCGCCGCATTTGCCCCAGGTCCACCGGTCAACGTCGGGGCTCAGCCTATCGAGAACAAGCCGGGCCCCCGCACCCCGGCACCACCGGGGGCGCCTCGGCCTCCGGTGGAACGTACGCTTGCCGCCATGCGACACCGCCCGATTCCCGGCAGTTCCGGGCTCGTACGACCCATGACACTGCTCGGTGACCCGGCGCTCCACGCGCCCTGCGAGACGGTGACCGACTTCGGTCCCTCGCTGGTCCGGCTCGTCGAGGACATGTTCGCGACGATGTACGCCGCCGAGGGGGTCGGCCTCGCGGCCAACCAAGTCGGCGTACCGCTGCGTGTCTTCGTCTACGACTGTCCGGACGACGAGGATGTCCGGCATGTCGGTCACATCGTCAACCCACGCCTGGTCGAGGCCGACGGCATCACCGTACGCGGTCCGGAGGGGTGCCTGTCGCTGCCGGGTATCGAGGCGGGGACGGAACGCTTCGACCGGGCGCTGGTGGAGGGTGTGACGGTGACGGGCGATCCGGTACGCGTCGAGGGCACCGGCTTCTTCGCCCGCTGCCTCCAGCACGAGTGCGACCACTTGGCCGGGTTGGTCTACACGGACCGCCTGACCGGCTGGCGCCGCGCGAAGGCGCTGCGCGCGGCACGGCGGGCGTCGTGGGGCGGCGGGTCGTAGGGCGGGTCCGCGCCGCCCTTGAGCGGCGCGGCGGCGACTAGAAGCCCGGCCCGTCCACACGGTCGGCCGCGGCGGCCAGGCGCCCCCACAGCAGGTCCGCGAGGCTGGAGACCAACTGCTCGCGGGAACAGGGGCGTTCGCCCAGCCACCAGTCGCCCGCGGCGTGCATCATGCCGACGATCCCGTGGCCCCACACCCGCGCCAGCTGCTCACTGCCGGGTCCCAGGTCCACCCGCTCGGCGATCACCATGGCGAGTTCCTCGCCGAGCCGCCGCAGCAACGGCGCCGAGTGCCGGCCGACGTCGAAGCCCTGCTCCGGCTGGTGCGCGTCCTCGGCGGGGTGCATCAGGAACCGGTAGACCTCGGGCAGCGCCTCGATCGCCGCGAGGTACGTGTCGAGCGTCGCCTCCACCCGCTGGCGCCGTTCGGCGGGTGCGTCCAGCGCCGCGCGCAGGGCCGAGAGCAGCGCGTCGGTGTGCCGCTTGGCGAGCGCGCGGTAGAGGCCGCCCTTGTCGCCGAAGTGCCGGTAGAGGATCGGCTTGGTGATCCCCGCCTCGGCGGCTATGGCGTTCATGGAGGCCTGCGGACCGTCCCGCAGCACCACGCGGTCCGCCGCTTCGAGCAGGTCGCGGCGGCGCCGCGCGGCAGCGGAGCGCTGCTGCTCGTCCGATTGTGTGGTGTCCATGATGTGTTCTCCCCGCCCAAAGCGATTCCGTGACGCCTGCGAAACGTAACACCATGGCCGCGGGCCGCGCCGGTCCCCACCGCGCCGGTTGACAGCGTCTACTTGCCGGTAACAGACTCCTGTTACCGTAAGTAACGCTTGAAAAATGAAACGCAGCGCTGGAGGGGACATGGCCGAGTTCACACTCGAACTCAACGATGACCAGAAGCAGGTCCGCGACTGGATCCACGGGTTCGCCGCAGATGTGATGCGTCCGGCCGCCGCCGAATGGGACGAGCGCGAGGAGACGCCCTGGCCCGTCATCCAGGAAGCGGCCAAGCTCGGCATCTACTCCCTCGACTTCTACGCGCAGCAGTTCTTCGACCCGACGGGCCTGGGCATCCCGATGGCGATGGAGGAGCTGTTCTGGGGCGACGCCGGCATCGGCCTCTCCATCGTCGGTACGGGCCTGGCCGCCGTCGGTGTCCTCGCCAACGGCACCGAGGAACAGATCGGCACCTGGATCCCGCAGATGTACGGGGACCCCGACGACGTCAAGGTCGCCGCCTTCTGCTCCTCCGAGCCGGACGCGGGCTCCGACGTCTCCGCGATGCGCACCCGCGCCGTGTACGACGAGGCCAAGGACGAGTGGGTCCTCAACGGCACCAAGACGTGGGCGACCAACGGCGGCATCGCCAACGTCCACGTCGTCGTCGCCCTCGTCGACCCGGAACTCGGCTCCAAGGGCCACGCCTCCTTCATCGTCCCGCCGAACACGGCCGGCCTGTCCCAGGGCCAGAAGTTCAAGAAGCACGGCATCCGTGCCTCGCACACCGCCGAGGTCGTACTGGAGAACGTCCGCGTCCCGGGCCACTGCCTGCTCGGCGGGAAGGACAAGCTCGACGAGCGCCTCGCCCGGGCCCGCGAGCGCGCCCGCAAGGGCGGCGAGCGCGTCAAGAACGCCGCGATGGCCACCTTCGAGGCGTCCCGCCCGGCCGTCGGCGCGATGGCGGTCGGCACCGCCCGCGCGGCGTACGAGGTGGCGCTCGACTACGCCATGACCCGTGAGCAGTTCGGCCGCCCGATCATCGACAACCAGGGCGTCGCCTTCCAGCTCGCCGACATGCGAACCCAGATCGACGCGGCCCGGCTGCTCGTCTGGCGGGCCTCCTGGATGGCGACGGCGGGCAAGCCGTTCACGTCGGCCGAGGGCTCGATGTCGAAGCTGTTCGCCAGCGAGACGGCCAAGAAGGTCACCGCCCAGGCCGTGCAGATCCTCGGCGGCAACGGATACACCCGCGAGTACCCGGTGGAGCGCATGCACCGCGACAGCGCGATCTACACGATCTTCGAGGGTACGAGCGAGATCCAGCGCCTGGTCATCGCCCGGACCCTGTCGGGCATGCCGATCCGCTAGTCCGGCCGCCGTCCGGCGCACGGCGAAGGCGCCGTCCCACCACAGGAGGGGGACGGCGCCTTCGGGTGCCGTCAGGCGGAGGGGAGCTGCGCCTCGATGGCCGCCACGACCTCGGCGGCCTCCGGCTCGACACGCGGACGGAACCGGCCGACGACCTCGCCCTTCGCGCTCACCAGGAACTTCTCGAAGTTCCACTGGACGTCCCCGGCCTCGCCGGCCTCGTCCTTCGCCGCGGTCAGCCCGACGTACAGCGGGTGCCGGTGGTCACCGTTGACCTCGATCTTCTCCAGCAGCGGGAACGTCACGCCGTAGCTCGCCGAGCAGAAGGTCCCGATCTCCTCGGCGCTGCCCGGCTCCTGGCCCGCGAACTGGTTGCACGGCACACCGAGCACCGTGAAGCCCTGGTCGGCGTACGTCTTCTGAAGCCGCTCCAGACCGGCGTACTGCGGCGTGAGGCCGCACTTGGACGCGACGTTCACCACCAGCACCGCCTTGCCCTCGTAGGCCGCCAGGGTGGTCGGCTCGCCGGTCAGGGTGCGCAGGGGAATGTCGTACAGGCTCATCGCCGTCTCCTAGGGCTCTGGGCGGCCGGACTGCTGCCGGCCGTCGGTCACTGCTCCGTACTGTTCCAGAGCCCGGCCCGAGCGATGTCCACGGCCCTGCCTTCGGGGCCGGGCGGGTCCGGCCGAGGACGCTTGCTTGGCTGAAATCCCTGCCCTACGTACCACCACCCTGGGAAGGAACCGCGCCATGACCGGTCTCACCACCCCCGTACTCCTGCACAACGGACTGCTCATCGACGGCACCGGGGGCGAACCCGTCACGGACGGCGCCGTGCTCATCGACGAAGGGCTCGTACGCTGGGTGGGCCCGACCGCCCGACTGCGCCTGCCGGCGCTGCCCGTCCCCGCCCGGCGTGTCGACGTACAGGGCGACGCGATCCTCCCGGGCTTCATCGACTGCCATGTCCACATGGCGGCGCCGGGCGGCGCCCTCAGCCACGCCGAGATCGCGGCGATGCCCCTCTCGCTGCGCACCTTCCTGGCCGCGCCCCGCATGAAGCTCACCCTCGAAGCGGGCGTCACCACCGCCCGCGACCTAGGCGGCGCGGACGCCGGCCACCGGGAGGCCGTCGAATCGGGGCTGCTCGCCGGTCCGCGCCTGCTGGTCGCGATCTCCATGCTCAGCCCGACGGGGGGACACGGCGACTTCCGGGCGGCCCCCGACAGCGGCGGGAACGACCCCGTCATGGGACGCCTCGCCGACGGCACCACCGAATGCCGCAAGGCCGTGCGCGAGGTCCTCCGCCAGGGCGCCGACTGCGTGAAGGTCGCGGCCACGGGAGGGGTGTGGAGCCCGACGGACCAGCCGGGTGACGACGGCTTCCTGGAGGACGAGATCCGTACGATC is part of the Streptomyces agglomeratus genome and encodes:
- a CDS encoding metal-dependent hydrolase family protein; this translates as MTGLTTPVLLHNGLLIDGTGGEPVTDGAVLIDEGLVRWVGPTARLRLPALPVPARRVDVQGDAILPGFIDCHVHMAAPGGALSHAEIAAMPLSLRTFLAAPRMKLTLEAGVTTARDLGGADAGHREAVESGLLAGPRLLVAISMLSPTGGHGDFRAAPDSGGNDPVMGRLADGTTECRKAVREVLRQGADCVKVAATGGVWSPTDQPGDDGFLEDEIRTITEIAAGHGGRKVAAHAQGRGGIINAVRGGVASVEHGYEIDDEAIDLMLERGTFLVPTLTTANTEPDPQKAAGPAYAKKKHWQAVARRHIPHAVARGVRVAMGTDCGIAEHGTNLRELAYLVGCGMTPMDAIRAGTSEAAELLGLAREIGTLEPGKRADVVVARGNPLTDIASLGEPANIRLVMKDGVVCKNLDGLTV
- the def gene encoding peptide deformylase, encoding MRHRPIPGSSGLVRPMTLLGDPALHAPCETVTDFGPSLVRLVEDMFATMYAAEGVGLAANQVGVPLRVFVYDCPDDEDVRHVGHIVNPRLVEADGITVRGPEGCLSLPGIEAGTERFDRALVEGVTVTGDPVRVEGTGFFARCLQHECDHLAGLVYTDRLTGWRRAKALRAARRASWGGGS
- a CDS encoding glutathione peroxidase gives rise to the protein MSLYDIPLRTLTGEPTTLAAYEGKAVLVVNVASKCGLTPQYAGLERLQKTYADQGFTVLGVPCNQFAGQEPGSAEEIGTFCSASYGVTFPLLEKIEVNGDHRHPLYVGLTAAKDEAGEAGDVQWNFEKFLVSAKGEVVGRFRPRVEPEAAEVVAAIEAQLPSA
- a CDS encoding type 1 glutamine amidotransferase, with protein sequence MSDNSLRLVWIYPDLLSTYGDQGNALVVERRARQRGLDVQRVDVRSDQPIPTSGDIYLIGGGEDRPQRLAAERLRRDGGLERAVSNGAIVFSVCAGYQILGHEFINDLGEREPGLGLLDVVSTRGEGERCVGDVLGDIDERLGLPPLTGFENHQGITHLGPTARPFARTRIGKGNGTGDGTEGAYNDTVFGTYMHGPVLARNPLIADLLLKLALDVNALPPTDDRWYEALRAERIAAATQPA
- a CDS encoding Mur ligase family protein; protein product: MAGNTEPLSPRAKLAVTAGKAAAAVSRAAGRGSGSVIGGKVALKLDPDLLGRLAQHLDVVLVSATNGKTTTTRLIAEALRASGPVVSNALGANMPAGITSALAGGSDAKYGVIEVDEKYLAGVARDVTPKAIALLNLSRDQLDRAAETRMLAEKWREGLSGTKAVVIANADDPLIVWAASSSPSVVWVAAGQEWKDDAWSCPSCGGVMQRPGDDWFCGECGFRRPAPSWVLSGDHVVDPHGSAWPIHLQLPGRANKANAATSAAVAAVFGVPPQVALERMYQVQAVAGRYDVVQFQERDLRLLLAKNPAGWLETFSLINPPPTPVILAVNARGADGTDTSWLWDVDYTRLAGHPIFVLGDRKLDLAVRLEVANLEFRVCETLDEAVQLAPPGLIETIANYTAFQDLRRRVGN
- a CDS encoding acyl-CoA dehydrogenase family protein, which gives rise to MAEFTLELNDDQKQVRDWIHGFAADVMRPAAAEWDEREETPWPVIQEAAKLGIYSLDFYAQQFFDPTGLGIPMAMEELFWGDAGIGLSIVGTGLAAVGVLANGTEEQIGTWIPQMYGDPDDVKVAAFCSSEPDAGSDVSAMRTRAVYDEAKDEWVLNGTKTWATNGGIANVHVVVALVDPELGSKGHASFIVPPNTAGLSQGQKFKKHGIRASHTAEVVLENVRVPGHCLLGGKDKLDERLARARERARKGGERVKNAAMATFEASRPAVGAMAVGTARAAYEVALDYAMTREQFGRPIIDNQGVAFQLADMRTQIDAARLLVWRASWMATAGKPFTSAEGSMSKLFASETAKKVTAQAVQILGGNGYTREYPVERMHRDSAIYTIFEGTSEIQRLVIARTLSGMPIR
- a CDS encoding cytochrome c oxidase assembly protein, whose amino-acid sequence is MDHSGHGSGMNMDLPPFTLSRGLEFSPDLFFLVGCVLALALYGWGLVRLRRRGDGWPVGRTVFFTFGVLSVALVMCTKLNDYGMVMFSVHMVQHMVISMLSPILLLLGAPVTLALRALPVAGRGNRKGPREVLLMLLHSRYMKIVTHPAFTIPLFIASLYALYFTPVFDFLMESKPGHLGMMVHFLAVGLVFFWPIMGVDPGPHRPGYVMRMLELFAGMPFHAFFGIALMMATQPMIGTYANPPASLGIDALSDQNAAGGIAWAFSEIPSVLVLIALVFQWYRSEQRVARRSDRAADRDGDQELVAYNAYLASLQARGR
- a CDS encoding 6-phosphofructokinase, giving the protein MRIGVLTSGGDCPGLNAVIRSVVHRAVVDHGDEVIGFHDGWRGLLECDYRKLDLDAVGGILARGGTILGSSRVQPAHLRDGVEKARGHVAELGLDAIIPIGGEGTLKAANLLSGAGLPIVGVPKTIDNDIASTDVTFGFDTAVGVATEALDRLKTTAESHQRVLIVEVMGRHTGWIALHSGMAAGAHAIVVPERPFDIGELTELVGKRFSAGKRFAIVVVAEGAKPREGSMEFDVGGKDMYGHERFAGVARQLSVELEERLGKEARPVILGHVQRGGTPTAYDRVLATRFGWHAVEAAHRGEFGMMTALRGTDIVMVPLAEAVETLKTVPTERYAEAECVL
- a CDS encoding TetR family transcriptional regulator, coding for MDTTQSDEQQRSAAARRRRDLLEAADRVVLRDGPQASMNAIAAEAGITKPILYRHFGDKGGLYRALAKRHTDALLSALRAALDAPAERRQRVEATLDTYLAAIEALPEVYRFLMHPAEDAHQPEQGFDVGRHSAPLLRRLGEELAMVIAERVDLGPGSEQLARVWGHGIVGMMHAAGDWWLGERPCSREQLVSSLADLLWGRLAAAADRVDGPGF